From the genome of Acetomicrobium thermoterrenum DSM 13490, one region includes:
- a CDS encoding DNA polymerase III subunit alpha has translation MEALILNNKFVHLHVHTEYSLLDGAIKIKDLVSRAKEWDMGAVAVTDHGVMFGAIEFYYECMKQGVKPIMGCEVYVDPKGHTRREGQGGNYHLLLLAENEEGYRNLVKLVSIANVEGFYYKPRVDYDLLSKYSKGLIASSACLAGEVPSLILSGRYDEAKEKALLYRDIFGEGNFYLEIMSNGLSEQAVANKHVIELARKANIPLLATNDAHYLESYDADWHEILLCVQTNSTVNSKNRFQFGSKEFYLRSPVEMWKIFGDELSDALHNTVDISERCNVKLEFGQYMLPEYKVPEGETLESYLALKAQEGLARRFGGREIPQEYIKRMEYELGVIKQMGFAGYFLIVQDFINAAKERGIPVGPGRGSAAGSLVAYALRITEIDPITYNLLFERFLNPERISMPDIDTDISDKRRDEVIDYVVEKYGRDKVAQIITFDRMKSRAAVRDVGRALDMPYPDVDKVAKLIPFNVSSIEEALELSHELKALYDGNREVKQLLDYASHIEGIARHCSQHAAGVVISPEPLVNIVPLKAINGTQIVTQYPMEPLEKLGLVKMDFLGLRTLSMIEETLKNIAKNGKKVPDLTQLPMDDRATFEMLQRGDTMGVFQLESSGMRQLLKKLCPDSFQDIIAVLALYRPGPLGSGMVDQYIERKHGRSPISYPHPALEEALKETYGIILYQEQVMQIAARLAGYTLGQADILRRAMGKKKVEEMEEQRQVFVKGCLENAVSAEQANEIFDLIQYFAGYGFNKSHSAAYAMISYQTAYLKAHYPVEFLAAFLSSHIGAKKEILARYVREVRSDGIEVLPPDVNESEAGFTAVGDVVRFGLTAVAKAGSGAVEAILKARKEGGPYKSLWDFVSRIDLRAVNKSVIESLIGVGAFDGLHSNRRQILESLPVLLEARARLDEDKFQQRLFSLDGNDSLDVEPALVDIEDFEFHEKLELEKDAVGLYISGHPFEAYEERVRKYAYCTPSELIHWCSPQAKPLVGGIVTDVAEKYTKKGDLMGIVGVEDLDAKLEVVCFPRMWGKVKAFCQAGTVILVSGRLEERGGGLTMIAEDVVPLEVAEREKGQIFRLRIPFHLCDETVLRNLIRTCKSYPGKDQVLVEVYNDRFSAFILLNDTRVTVSEELKGKIEDMMGSFLEIAV, from the coding sequence ATGGAGGCGTTGATATTGAATAATAAATTCGTTCATCTACATGTTCACACAGAATACAGCCTCTTAGACGGCGCCATAAAAATAAAAGACCTGGTCTCCAGGGCTAAGGAATGGGATATGGGAGCCGTGGCGGTGACTGATCACGGTGTGATGTTTGGCGCCATAGAATTCTATTACGAGTGCATGAAGCAAGGTGTCAAGCCGATCATGGGGTGCGAAGTTTACGTAGATCCAAAGGGGCATACCAGACGCGAAGGGCAGGGAGGGAACTACCATCTCCTGCTCTTGGCAGAAAACGAAGAAGGTTACAGGAACCTCGTAAAGCTGGTTTCCATAGCCAACGTGGAGGGATTTTACTATAAACCGCGGGTCGATTATGACTTGCTGTCGAAATATTCCAAGGGGTTGATCGCATCTTCGGCATGTCTTGCCGGAGAGGTTCCCTCTTTGATCTTGAGCGGCAGATACGACGAGGCGAAGGAAAAAGCCCTGCTTTATCGCGATATATTTGGCGAGGGGAATTTTTACCTAGAGATTATGTCCAACGGTCTGTCGGAGCAGGCGGTAGCCAACAAGCACGTAATAGAGCTCGCCAGAAAGGCTAACATTCCTCTTCTTGCCACCAATGATGCTCATTATTTGGAAAGCTACGATGCAGACTGGCATGAAATATTGCTCTGCGTCCAGACCAACTCCACCGTCAATTCCAAGAACAGGTTTCAGTTCGGATCCAAGGAATTTTACTTGCGTTCACCCGTGGAAATGTGGAAGATATTTGGCGATGAGCTGTCGGATGCCCTGCATAACACTGTCGATATATCGGAAAGATGCAATGTCAAGCTTGAATTCGGCCAATACATGCTTCCCGAGTACAAAGTTCCCGAAGGCGAGACGCTGGAAAGCTATTTGGCCCTGAAGGCCCAAGAGGGATTGGCCAGGAGGTTCGGCGGTAGGGAAATACCGCAAGAGTACATAAAACGAATGGAATATGAGTTGGGCGTTATTAAACAAATGGGGTTTGCCGGATACTTTCTGATAGTCCAGGATTTCATAAATGCAGCCAAAGAAAGGGGTATACCTGTGGGGCCGGGCAGAGGGTCCGCTGCCGGTTCTTTGGTGGCCTATGCCTTGAGAATAACTGAGATCGATCCTATTACATACAATCTGCTTTTCGAACGTTTTTTGAATCCCGAAAGGATAAGCATGCCCGATATTGATACGGACATTTCCGATAAGCGGCGTGATGAAGTGATCGATTACGTGGTGGAAAAGTACGGTAGAGATAAAGTAGCCCAGATAATAACTTTCGATAGGATGAAAAGCAGGGCGGCCGTGCGGGACGTAGGTAGAGCTTTGGATATGCCCTATCCTGATGTGGACAAAGTGGCCAAGTTGATACCCTTCAATGTCTCCTCTATAGAGGAAGCGTTAGAGTTATCCCACGAATTGAAGGCGTTATATGACGGCAACAGAGAGGTCAAACAGTTGTTGGATTACGCAAGTCACATCGAGGGTATCGCCCGCCATTGCTCACAGCATGCCGCCGGGGTGGTCATATCGCCCGAACCTCTGGTTAATATCGTTCCTTTGAAAGCCATCAACGGTACCCAAATAGTGACGCAGTATCCCATGGAGCCCCTTGAAAAACTTGGGTTGGTAAAGATGGACTTTTTGGGCTTGAGAACTCTCTCCATGATAGAAGAGACTTTGAAGAATATAGCGAAAAACGGCAAAAAGGTCCCCGATCTGACACAACTGCCCATGGACGACAGAGCAACCTTCGAGATGTTGCAGAGGGGCGATACCATGGGCGTCTTCCAGCTTGAATCTTCCGGGATGAGACAGCTTCTCAAAAAACTTTGCCCCGATTCGTTCCAGGATATCATCGCAGTTCTGGCCCTTTATAGACCCGGACCCTTGGGCAGCGGAATGGTGGATCAGTATATCGAAAGGAAGCACGGGAGGTCCCCCATAAGCTATCCCCATCCTGCGTTGGAAGAGGCCCTGAAAGAAACGTACGGAATTATTTTATATCAGGAGCAGGTTATGCAGATTGCCGCTAGATTAGCGGGTTATACCCTGGGGCAAGCCGATATACTGCGTAGGGCAATGGGAAAGAAAAAGGTCGAAGAGATGGAAGAACAAAGACAGGTATTTGTCAAAGGCTGCCTTGAAAATGCCGTAAGTGCAGAACAGGCCAACGAAATATTTGATTTGATACAATATTTTGCCGGGTATGGTTTCAATAAGTCTCACAGCGCTGCCTATGCGATGATAAGCTATCAAACGGCGTACCTTAAAGCTCACTACCCCGTTGAATTTTTGGCCGCCTTTCTTTCAAGTCACATAGGCGCAAAAAAAGAAATCCTTGCTCGTTACGTTAGGGAAGTAAGGAGTGACGGCATTGAAGTCCTTCCTCCCGATGTGAACGAATCCGAAGCCGGTTTTACGGCCGTGGGCGATGTTGTAAGATTTGGGTTGACCGCCGTCGCCAAGGCCGGCTCCGGGGCCGTGGAGGCCATACTGAAGGCGAGAAAGGAAGGAGGCCCCTATAAATCTTTGTGGGATTTCGTTTCGAGGATAGATCTGAGGGCGGTGAACAAATCAGTTATAGAGAGCCTTATAGGTGTGGGTGCCTTCGATGGATTGCACAGCAATCGCCGCCAGATACTGGAATCCCTTCCCGTGTTACTGGAGGCGCGTGCCCGCTTAGACGAGGATAAGTTTCAGCAGCGCCTCTTCAGTCTCGATGGGAACGATTCTTTAGATGTAGAGCCGGCGTTGGTGGATATCGAGGACTTCGAGTTTCACGAGAAGCTCGAGCTTGAGAAAGATGCTGTGGGACTCTATATTTCGGGGCATCCCTTCGAGGCCTACGAAGAAAGGGTACGAAAATATGCATATTGTACCCCTTCCGAACTCATCCATTGGTGTTCTCCTCAGGCGAAACCCTTGGTCGGAGGCATCGTAACAGATGTAGCCGAGAAATATACCAAAAAGGGCGATCTCATGGGGATTGTGGGAGTAGAAGACCTGGATGCCAAGCTGGAAGTGGTGTGCTTTCCAAGAATGTGGGGTAAAGTAAAGGCCTTTTGTCAGGCGGGCACCGTAATTTTGGTGTCGGGGCGTCTCGAGGAAAGAGGAGGGGGGTTGACCATGATCGCCGAGGACGTTGTTCCTTTAGAAGTTGCCGAGAGAGAAAAAGGTCAAATTTTTAGGCTTCGCATTCCCTTCCACCTTTGCGACGAGACGGTCCTAAGGAATTTGATCAGAACTTGCAAGAGCTATCCCGGAAAAGACCAAGTTCTTGTGGAGGTCTATAATGACCGATTTTCGGCCTTCATCTTATTGAACGATACCCGCGTAACTGTAAGCGAAGAGCTTAAAGGAAAAATAGAGGATATGATGGGAAGTTTCTTGGAGATCGCCGTTTAA
- the pyk gene encoding pyruvate kinase, with the protein MRKVKIVCTLGPACGDREVLKLLAQEGMDVARFNFSHGTYEQHAKSLENIRSIEKELGRPIATMLDTKGPEIRTGSLANHGTVILHEGNVFVLTSEPVEGDESRVSISHAKLFKDVKPGMNIFIDDGTITLVVEDIRDHDIVCRVVVGGELGEHKGINVPDANLSVPALTEKDIEDIKWGLEHDMEYIAVSFVRTRDEIISVRRVVEELDGDIKIIAKIETKQAVVNLDDIISVVDGMMVARGDLGVEMPTEEVPLVQKRIIDLCRYHGKPVIVATQMLDSMIRNPRPTRAEASDVANAVLDGADAVMLSGETAKGKYPVLAVRTMKNIVERVEKEYRMWQRPATIPIKAKGVPDAVSHAAVSIAEEMNVGAILSLTSSGSTARMVSKYRPLPPIIAATPKVKTCRELSLVWGVIPMIQPQISTTDEAVERALASAKEKNLLKEGELAVVTAGVPMGIPGTTNMIEVRPVSKILVKGLSLIKKVVSGVVCKALDPDTAIATMKDGYILVVRQTDKAYVPAMKKAQAIIAEEGGLTSHAAIVALELGIPCIVSAAGVTDILENGMVITVDGSRGVVYQGNVKLH; encoded by the coding sequence ATGAGAAAGGTTAAAATTGTATGTACTTTAGGTCCTGCCTGTGGAGATCGCGAAGTCCTCAAGCTGCTCGCCCAAGAGGGCATGGATGTGGCGAGATTTAACTTCAGTCACGGCACGTACGAACAACATGCTAAAAGTTTGGAAAATATAAGGAGTATAGAAAAAGAGCTGGGACGCCCAATAGCGACAATGCTCGATACTAAAGGTCCGGAAATCAGGACAGGCTCTCTTGCTAACCACGGGACGGTCATCCTTCATGAAGGAAATGTCTTTGTGTTGACGTCCGAACCCGTCGAAGGAGATGAATCCAGGGTATCCATAAGTCATGCAAAGCTTTTCAAGGACGTTAAACCGGGGATGAATATTTTTATAGACGATGGCACTATTACTTTAGTAGTGGAAGACATTAGAGATCATGATATCGTCTGTCGCGTGGTTGTTGGCGGAGAGTTGGGCGAACATAAGGGGATTAATGTCCCCGATGCCAATCTCTCGGTGCCGGCATTGACGGAAAAGGACATTGAAGACATAAAGTGGGGTCTTGAACATGACATGGAATACATAGCCGTCTCCTTTGTTCGCACGAGAGATGAGATCATTAGCGTAAGGCGCGTGGTAGAAGAGCTGGACGGCGACATCAAGATCATCGCCAAGATCGAAACAAAACAAGCTGTAGTTAATCTGGACGATATCATTTCCGTGGTTGACGGTATGATGGTTGCCCGAGGGGATTTGGGGGTTGAAATGCCAACTGAGGAGGTCCCCCTGGTTCAGAAAAGGATTATTGACCTTTGCAGATATCACGGCAAACCTGTAATAGTAGCTACCCAAATGCTTGATTCTATGATAAGGAATCCGAGGCCTACGAGGGCGGAAGCCAGCGACGTGGCGAACGCAGTTCTCGATGGCGCAGATGCGGTTATGTTGTCTGGTGAAACAGCAAAGGGGAAATATCCCGTTCTGGCGGTGCGGACGATGAAAAATATTGTAGAGAGGGTGGAGAAGGAGTATCGTATGTGGCAAAGGCCCGCGACGATCCCCATAAAGGCCAAGGGCGTGCCCGATGCCGTGAGTCATGCAGCAGTTTCAATTGCCGAGGAGATGAACGTAGGGGCTATACTCTCTCTTACCAGCAGCGGGAGCACGGCAAGAATGGTGAGCAAGTACAGGCCTCTTCCTCCCATTATCGCAGCCACGCCAAAGGTCAAGACCTGTCGCGAGCTCTCCCTTGTATGGGGGGTAATTCCGATGATTCAGCCCCAGATATCTACCACGGATGAAGCAGTAGAAAGGGCTTTGGCCTCGGCCAAGGAAAAAAATCTTCTGAAAGAAGGGGAATTAGCCGTAGTGACGGCAGGCGTTCCCATGGGCATTCCCGGAACGACGAACATGATAGAAGTTCGTCCTGTCAGCAAAATTTTGGTCAAGGGCTTGTCTTTGATCAAAAAGGTAGTTTCGGGAGTCGTTTGCAAAGCCCTTGATCCCGATACGGCCATTGCAACGATGAAGGACGGTTATATTTTAGTAGTGCGGCAGACTGACAAGGCATATGTACCGGCCATGAAAAAGGCTCAGGCTATCATCGCGGAGGAGGGCGGCCTCACCAGCCATGCAGCAATAGTTGCTCTAGAATTGGGCATTCCATGCATTGTCAGTGCCGCGGGTGTGACCGACATTTTAGAAAATGGCATGGTTATAACGGTAGATGGCTCACGAGGTGTAGTATATCAGGGGAATGTAAAACTTCATTAA